A genomic region of Fusarium oxysporum f. sp. lycopersici 4287 supercont2.30 genomic scaffold, whole genome shotgun sequence contains the following coding sequences:
- a CDS encoding oxidoreductase → MDSAKETAKDTLHKVIHPSMDPSKDTQQPANTGLERDLEPKPQKVHLPSEGEDIVYTPSGKLAGKKALITGGDSGIGRAVAILFAMEGATVAIVYLPPEEEDAQHTKTQVEKNGGQVILIPSDLSLSINCKDVAKRAVEALGGIDILVNNAATRQEQGDICDISEEQWASTFRVNLDSYFHLTKYVLPHLSKGGVIINSASVDSYIGVPSRLDYATSKGAVVAFTRALSNQLVKKGIRVNAVAAGPVWTPLVATGVSEQSQQGHGLGNWTPMDRVGQPSEIATSYVFLASKESVFMSGQTLHPNGGIVVNG, encoded by the exons ATGGACTCTGCCAAAGAGACTGCCAAAGACACCCTCCACAAAGTCATCCATCCTAGTATGGACCCAAGCAAGGACACCCAACAGCCGGCCAACACCGGCCTCGAGCGAGACCTGGAGCCGAAGCCGCAGAAGGTTCATCTACCATCCGAAGGCGAAGACATTGTGTACACGCCATCGGGTAAGCTCGCGGGGAAGAAGGCTCTTATCACCGGAGGAGACTCCGGCATCGGCCGTGCCGTAGCCATCCTGTTCGCTATGGAAGGCGCCACCGTGGCCATTGTCTACCTCCCGcccgaggaagaggacgCACAGCACACCAAGACCCAGGTAGAGAAGAACGGCGGGCAGgtcatcctcatccccaGCGACCTGTCCCTGTCGATTAACTGCAAGGATGTCGCAAAGCGGGCTGTAGAAGCGCTCGGCGGGATCGATATCTTGGTTAACAACGCTGCTACTAGGCAGGAGCAAGGAGATATTTGTGACATTTCCGA GGAGCAGTGGGCGTCCACTTTCCGCGTCAATTTGGACTCGTACTTCCATCTTACCAAGTACGTGCTGCCACATTTGTCTAAGGGCGGCGTGATCATCAATAGTGCGTCCGTGGACTCCTATATCGGCGTCCCCAGCCGACTCGACTATGCGACGAGCAAGGGCGCCGTGGTTGCCTTCACTCGTGCACTCTCCAACCAGCTGGTTAAGAAAGGTATTCGCGTTAACGCAGTTGCTGCCGGGCCGGTGTGGACGCCACTTGTGGCCACAGGCGTGAGCGAGCAGAGTCAACAGGGTCACGGGTTGGGGAATTGGACGCCGATGGATAGAGTGGGACAGCCGAGTGAAATTGCGACAAGTTATGTATTCCTCGCATCCAAGGAGAGTGTATTTATGAGTGGGCAGACCCTGCATCCCAATGGGGGCATCGTTGTCAATGGTTAA
- a CDS encoding NADH dehydrogenase, protein MASSRLIRSFWQSLGRPRSRFLICRDVAVASSTSLSMAARPANTPQHTQGTTDNSEIKATTYTEGRKKRERVVVLGSGWAGYALVRNLDPAKYERIIISPRSYFVFTPLLASTSVGTLEFRSILEPLRRLQPDRFHQGWADDVDFTSRTIRVETNPDADEINSRTLPPATQSSPHNDGRDSGSSAVSVIQTPSSGSVKETLTKGKGEMITVPYDKLIFAVGAYSQTFGIPGVREHANFLRDVGDARSIRLRILQCFERAELPSTTDEQCRKLLHFAVVGGGPTGIEFAAELHDLIHDDLARIYPDLMPFVRITVYDIAPKILPMFDKKLSSYTIDTFRRQGIHIKTQHHLQRIRPDEDGKGGLKIKIQEYDDEVGAGIVVWSTGLMQNPLVARLVEQDIRAPVTPEEQQLCKQQTWHIVKAEKSGGLVVDDHLRVRVATGSAQAIDSKSGHSAPNDILPEVYAIGDCAVMEREALPATAQVASQQAKYLAKALNKYGSCEAVGNKSKPFVFLNLGTIAYIGSWRAIAQSSSEGLTGRLAWVLWRGAYITRSMSIRNKIMVLVHWIMTWLFGRDISRF, encoded by the coding sequence ATGGCGTCTTCGAGGTTGATCAGGAGCTTCTGGCAGAGCTTGGGCCGCCCTCGTTCTCGATTTCTCATTTGCCGAGACGTTGCTGTTGCCTCTTCTACCTCTCTATCAATGGCCGCTAGGCCCGCAAATACCCCACAGCACACTCAAGGAACGACCGACAACTCCGAAATAAAGGCAACAACATACACAGAAGGGCGCAAAAAGCGTGAGAGGGTCGTCGTCCTGGGGTCCGGCTGGGCTGGCTACGCGCTGGTCCGCAATCTTGACCCCGCCAAGTACGAgcgcatcatcatctcgcCGCGCTCCTACTTTGTTTTCACTCCGCTACTGGCATCCACTTCAGTCGGCACTCTCGAATTCCGCTCCATCCTCGAGCCCCTTCGCCGCCTGCAGCCGGATCGCTTCCACCAAGGCTGGGCCGATGATGTCGACTTTACCAGCAGGACCATCCGTGTCGAGACGAACCCAGATGCTGACGAGATCAACTCTCGCACACTTCCACCCGCCACTCAATCATCGCCGCACAATGATGGCAGAGACAGTGGCTCCTCAGCCGTGTCCGTTATTCAAACCCCTTCCTCCGGCTCCGTCAAGGAGACTCTCACCAAGGGTAAGGGTGAGATGATCACGGTCCCCTATGACAAACTCATCTTCGCCGTCGGGGCCTACTCCCAGACCTTTGGCATTCCCGGTGTTCGTGAGCATGCAAACTTCCTCCGCGACGTCGGCGACGCCCGCTCCATCCGCCTTCGCATCCTACAGTGCTTTGAGCGCGCGGAACTCCCTTCCACGACCGACGAGCAGTGCCGCAAGCTGCTCCATTTTGCCGTCGTCGGCGGCGGTCCCACGGGCATAGAGTTTGCCGCTGAGCTTCACGACCTCATCCACGATGACCTCGCTCGCATCTACCCTGACCTCATGCCATTTGTTCGCATCACCGTCTACGACATTGCACCCAAGATTCTGCCCATGTTCGACAAGAAGCTATCCTCCTACACCATCGACACCTTCCGCCGCCAGGGCATCCATATAAAGACTCAGCATCACCTCCAGAGAATCCGTCCggatgaggatggcaagggtggcctcaagatcaagatccaAGAGTACGACGATGAGGTTGGCGCCGGGATTGTTGTTTGGAGTACGGGTCTGATGCAGAATCCCCTAGTTGCCAGGCTTGTCGAACAGGATATCCGCGCCCCCGTCACCCCAGAGGAACAGCAGCTGTGTAAGCAGCAGACCTGGCACATTgtcaaggccgagaagagcGGCGGTCTTGTCGTCGATGATCACCTCCGTGTCCGCGTCGCCACTGGGTCTGCCCAAGCCATCGACTCCAAGAGCGGCCACAGTGCCCCCAACGACATCCTCCCCGAAGTCTACGCCATAGGCGACTGCGCCGTCATGGAGCGCGAGGCGCTCCCCGCCACCGCACAGGTCGCCTCACAGCAGGCCAAATACCTGGCTAAGGCCCTGAATAAGTATGGCTCCTGCGAAGCCGTTGGTAACAAATCAAAGCCCTTCGTTTTCCTCAATCTCGGCACAATCGCCTACATTGGCAGCTGGCGTGCCATAGCCCAAAGTTCGTCCGAAGGCCTGACGGGTAGGCTCGCCTGGGTCCTCTGGAGGGGCGCTTATATTACCCGAAGCATGAGCATAAGAAATAAGATCATGGTTCTGGTTCACTGGATTATGACTTGGCTTTTTGGCCGCGATATTTCGAGATTCTGA